In Helicobacter mastomyrinus, a single genomic region encodes these proteins:
- a CDS encoding phage holin family protein, whose amino-acid sequence MKFDFEYIWVVIMSLIMGFLTALKLYDAEDKNDKAKFFRRLIIATIGSMFLTFLFYEIALYFGLPNSLSVMLGGGAGFLGSDTISRLAIKWLENKFNAK is encoded by the coding sequence ATGAAATTTGACTTTGAGTATATATGGGTAGTGATAATGTCGTTGATTATGGGATTTTTAACTGCCTTGAAACTCTATGATGCAGAGGATAAAAATGACAAAGCAAAGTTTTTTAGACGCCTTATTATTGCTACGATTGGCTCAATGTTTTTAACATTTCTTTTTTATGAAATCGCCCTTTATTTTGGACTGCCTAACTCTTTAAGCGTAATGCTAGGAGGTGGAGCTGGATTCTTGGGGAGTGATACCATAAGTCGCCTTGCTATCAAATGGCTAGAGAATAAATTTAATGCCAAATAA
- a CDS encoding DUF5675 family protein, whose product MKYKIILQRLSEHKDVKKPNVAKIEDSTLGKFSVNEVQENGTLKEIWSCFTCENIGESTDTPKQDKRIVAREYKLEWTGSGKNASLAKNHPEYKMKDGRNTAIWVTCDNVLPTFRNRRILIHVGNYPQDTEGCILLGKSKNDSTGTISSSIVACKEFFDLVKKIGIENIDCLDVKEIQN is encoded by the coding sequence ATGAAATACAAAATAATACTTCAACGACTAAGCGAACACAAAGATGTTAAGAAACCTAATGTAGCAAAAATTGAGGATTCCACACTGGGTAAGTTTAGTGTGAATGAAGTGCAAGAGAATGGCACTTTAAAAGAGATATGGAGTTGCTTTACTTGTGAGAATATCGGTGAATCTACTGACACACCAAAGCAAGATAAGCGTATTGTAGCTAGAGAATATAAGCTAGAATGGACAGGTAGTGGTAAGAATGCTTCACTTGCAAAAAACCACCCTGAATATAAAATGAAAGATGGACGCAATACTGCTATTTGGGTAACTTGTGATAATGTATTGCCTACTTTTAGAAATCGTAGAATCTTAATCCATGTAGGTAATTACCCACAAGATACAGAGGGCTGTATCTTGCTTGGCAAAAGTAAAAATGATAGCACAGGCACAATTAGCTCATCTATTGTAGCGTGTAAAGAATTTTTTGACTTGGTTAAGAAAATTGGCATTGAAAATATTGATTGCTTAGATGTGAAAGAGATTCAAAACTGA
- a CDS encoding phage major tail tube protein, producing MQFTPQAFTGGNVFIDGIGALGILKSFEPPKLDYDTIEATASIGKYEKVLPSLKPLTAKITLTDVNAVLLAPLSTLIPKVVYVKKNMTSVGITQKDTQIIATMGGVVKVGELPQYEMIKEVEFSFEMAVYTFSYQVNKVPLIVYDVENSIYMINGIDQFASIRKNIT from the coding sequence ATGCAATTCACACCCCAAGCCTTCACAGGAGGCAATGTTTTCATTGATGGTATCGGAGCTTTAGGAATCTTAAAATCTTTTGAGCCACCTAAACTTGATTATGATACGATAGAAGCGACTGCAAGTATAGGTAAATATGAGAAAGTATTGCCAAGCCTTAAGCCTCTCACTGCCAAAATCACACTCACTGATGTGAATGCAGTGCTTTTAGCCCCTCTTTCTACGCTTATCCCTAAAGTCGTGTATGTCAAAAAGAATATGACTTCTGTGGGCATTACCCAAAAAGACACACAAATCATAGCCACAATGGGTGGTGTCGTTAAAGTCGGTGAATTGCCACAATATGAGATGATTAAAGAAGTAGAGTTTAGCTTTGAAATGGCTGTTTATACCTTTAGCTATCAAGTAAATAAGGTCCCTCTCATTGTCTATGATGTGGAAAATTCTATATATATGATAAATGGCATTGACCAATTTGCCTCTATCCGCAAAAATATCACATAA
- a CDS encoding phage tail assembly protein, whose protein sequence is MLKSFDKEIRTFTFRDGQEVLLKEPTLLQIQSARSKAKDDEIALAKALLIDMSDGEINNEFLDSLPVKEFNRLSNEVSGFIGIDERD, encoded by the coding sequence ATGTTAAAATCTTTTGATAAAGAGATAAGAACTTTCACTTTTAGAGATGGGCAAGAAGTCCTTTTAAAAGAGCCTACACTTCTGCAGATTCAAAGTGCAAGAAGTAAAGCAAAAGATGATGAAATTGCCCTAGCTAAAGCCCTACTCATTGATATGAGCGATGGGGAGATTAACAATGAATTTTTAGATTCTCTTCCTGTAAAGGAATTTAATCGCTTAAGCAATGAAGTAAGTGGCTTTATAGGTATTGATGAAAGGGACTAA
- a CDS encoding GPW/gp25 family protein: MYQISIEQNLNRILTTRKYTLPLCPYFGLSDCYIDKPLSQELMLELKDEILEQLNLYEPRVKPNDMTLTFKDSILTLHIHTQEENLSIELS; encoded by the coding sequence ATGTATCAAATCAGTATCGAACAAAATCTCAATAGAATCTTAACCACCCGCAAATACACTCTGCCTCTTTGCCCATATTTTGGTTTAAGTGATTGTTATATTGATAAACCCTTAAGCCAAGAGTTAATGCTAGAACTTAAAGATGAGATATTAGAGCAATTAAACCTCTATGAGCCAAGAGTTAAGCCAAATGATATGACTCTCACATTTAAAGATTCTATCCTTACTCTTCATATTCACACACAAGAAGAGAATCTTAGTATTGAACTAAGCTAA
- a CDS encoding baseplate J/gp47 family protein: MKMPTFLKPLDFEKEREAIIQDFSSKLKVQKDIDYEPLISDDYNILISCILYRLGLKIDEINFIIANNYLEYASGDFLDELVKLLGLKRFNGSNPIAKIKIICKQDTFISKGSKFVSKEGVIAYAIADYELSAESENEILAQSDTQGEWETTILEINNPLITDISMMSEFIMYEKGEDDEALKKRFLNALASFSTAGSKESYTHYALVEGVGKVKAFSPSKGVVKIVYYGDNEASESLIRDNLQGNIPLTDKVVIEKLEPTIIDLNIRLTLSKEADYSLITQSIIDKIQTFFNSIEIGQEVALNKVISLCFVSPNVLNAQVESFESIKEDSIYQLRTIHIEKT, from the coding sequence ATGAAAATGCCTACATTCCTTAAACCTCTTGATTTTGAAAAAGAGAGAGAAGCTATAATACAAGACTTTAGCTCTAAGCTTAAAGTTCAAAAAGACATTGATTATGAGCCTTTAATCAGTGATGATTACAATATTCTTATCTCTTGTATTCTCTACAGATTAGGATTAAAGATTGATGAAATAAACTTTATTATCGCTAACAACTATCTTGAATACGCAAGTGGAGATTTTTTAGATGAGCTTGTTAAGCTCTTAGGATTAAAGCGATTTAATGGCAGCAATCCCATAGCAAAAATAAAGATTATTTGCAAACAAGACACTTTTATAAGTAAAGGCTCTAAGTTTGTAAGCAAAGAGGGTGTGATTGCTTATGCCATTGCAGATTATGAATTAAGCGCAGAGAGTGAAAATGAAATACTTGCACAAAGCGATACACAAGGAGAGTGGGAAACTACTATCTTAGAAATCAATAATCCACTCATAACTGATATAAGTATGATGAGTGAATTTATTATGTATGAAAAGGGCGAAGATGATGAAGCTTTAAAAAAGCGATTTTTAAATGCACTCGCCTCTTTTAGCACAGCAGGAAGCAAGGAAAGCTACACGCATTATGCCTTAGTGGAAGGTGTAGGTAAAGTAAAAGCCTTTAGCCCAAGTAAAGGGGTAGTGAAAATCGTATATTATGGGGACAATGAAGCTTCAGAATCTCTTATAAGAGATAATCTTCAAGGTAATATCCCCTTAACTGATAAAGTGGTTATAGAAAAATTAGAACCTACGATTATTGACTTAAATATAAGACTTACCTTGAGTAAAGAAGCTGACTATTCTTTGATTACTCAAAGCATTATAGATAAGATACAAACATTCTTTAACTCTATTGAGATTGGGCAAGAAGTAGCACTCAATAAAGTCATATCGCTTTGTTTTGTGTCTCCAAATGTCCTCAACGCACAAGTAGAATCCTTTGAATCTATCAAAGAGGATTCTATTTACCAATTACGCACTATTCATATAGAGAAAACATAA
- a CDS encoding phage tail protein: MPSKYGINVELHNASPASYSIQSSYPIAIVGDDSTLQSGLYYYGGVEEALQAVGGGSIKNTLQDLQASNAEGQIILSVFSKTLGESEDITQENINKALNAITALKNAEQELSIKPKFILCVEYNDLGIYEKLKSIASSLRAYYAIELNATDEVAIKQSLESIQTHRAIITFQKVQRIDKVVRPASAFIIALYAKIISSEDFGFAKTYSNRVIEGIISVVDTIEYIQGEDCEADRLRDMGITAIFVDNGIRAWGRHTRDSALGIESLHSIMIFDTIIETLFASQKEAIDKQVADMVKQLQDDLNSFYRKLIANNVIVGYEISLPEELNTNEAIANGEIYIKQEVQEMPLISRVVNKIYRVTKYSQELIKEL, translated from the coding sequence ATGCCTAGTAAATATGGAATCAATGTTGAGCTACACAACGCTTCACCTGCAAGTTATAGTATTCAAAGCTCTTATCCTATTGCTATCGTGGGTGATGATAGCACCTTGCAAAGTGGATTATATTATTATGGAGGCGTAGAGGAAGCACTACAAGCAGTAGGGGGAGGAAGCATCAAAAATACCCTGCAAGATTTACAAGCCTCAAATGCAGAGGGGCAAATCATACTTTCAGTCTTTAGCAAAACTCTAGGAGAGAGTGAAGACATTACGCAAGAAAATATCAACAAAGCCCTCAATGCTATCACTGCGCTTAAAAACGCCGAGCAAGAGCTAAGTATTAAGCCAAAATTCATTCTTTGCGTTGAATATAATGATTTAGGCATTTATGAAAAGCTCAAAAGCATCGCTTCGTCATTACGCGCTTATTATGCTATTGAGCTCAATGCCACCGATGAGGTAGCAATCAAACAATCTTTAGAATCTATCCAAACCCATAGAGCCATTATTACCTTTCAAAAAGTCCAACGCATTGATAAAGTCGTCCGCCCAGCTTCTGCATTTATTATTGCATTATACGCAAAAATTATCTCAAGTGAAGACTTTGGATTTGCCAAGACATATTCTAATCGTGTAATTGAAGGCATTATCAGTGTAGTAGATACCATAGAGTATATTCAAGGAGAGGATTGCGAGGCAGATAGACTAAGAGATATGGGCATTACAGCTATATTTGTAGATAATGGCATTAGGGCGTGGGGGAGACATACACGAGATTCTGCATTAGGGATAGAATCCCTGCATTCTATTATGATTTTTGACACAATCATTGAAACACTCTTTGCCTCACAAAAAGAAGCGATTGATAAACAAGTAGCAGATATGGTAAAGCAACTCCAAGATGACCTCAATAGCTTTTATAGAAAGCTTATTGCCAATAATGTCATTGTAGGTTATGAAATTTCTTTGCCAGAGGAATTAAACACCAATGAGGCAATCGCTAATGGTGAAATTTATATCAAACAAGAAGTCCAAGAAATGCCTTTAATCTCACGAGTAGTTAATAAAATCTATCGCGTAACCAAATACAGCCAAGAGCTAATTAAGGAGTTATAA
- a CDS encoding phage tail protein, translating into MTAYTKELPILESLFIDVIDNHFKLPSHYFYNPEQNTSNLQHIANTFDIDIKDESEDSIKIELCQKPILKKSKLGTYNGIKEAVFGIFGEINIQTHATKENLEPFSFEIQIEPTTTNIIDLKKAQRLIEKYKPLRDSFTSITINFPQAQIPTHIATLANFGVSFNKTTRLYRNTQAITFIEPIALWKLTL; encoded by the coding sequence ATGACTGCCTATACAAAAGAACTTCCTATCTTAGAATCTCTCTTTATTGATGTAATAGATAATCATTTTAAACTCCCTTCACACTATTTTTATAACCCTGAACAAAACACAAGCAACTTGCAACACATTGCAAATACTTTTGATATAGATATTAAAGATGAGAGCGAAGATTCTATAAAAATTGAGCTTTGCCAAAAGCCTATTTTAAAAAAAAGCAAACTTGGCACTTATAATGGCATTAAAGAAGCGGTATTTGGCATTTTTGGTGAGATTAATATCCAAACACACGCTACTAAAGAAAACTTAGAACCCTTTAGTTTTGAAATACAAATTGAACCCACAACGACCAATATCATTGATTTAAAAAAAGCTCAAAGACTTATTGAGAAATATAAACCATTGCGTGATAGCTTTACATCTATTACTATTAATTTTCCACAAGCGCAAATCCCTACACACATAGCCACACTTGCAAATTTTGGTGTAAGTTTCAACAAAACTACGCGCCTTTATCGAAATACTCAAGCAATAACTTTTATAGAACCCATTGCTTTATGGAAATTAACGCTTTAG